In one Saimiri boliviensis isolate mSaiBol1 chromosome 19, mSaiBol1.pri, whole genome shotgun sequence genomic region, the following are encoded:
- the SCAMP3 gene encoding secretory carrier-associated membrane protein 3, producing MAQSRDGGNPFAEPSELDNPFQDPAVIQHRPSRQYATLDVYNPFETREPPPAYEPPAPAPLPPPSAPSLQSSRKLSPTEPKNYGSYSTQASAAAATAELLKKQEELNRKAEELDRRERELQHAALGGTATRQNNWPPLPSFCPVQPCFFQDISMEIPQEFQKTVSTMYYLWMCSTLALLLNFLACLAKFCVETSSGSGFGLSILWILLFTPCSLVCWYRPMYKAFRSDSSFNFFVFFFIFFAQDVLFVLQAIGIPGWGFSGWISALEVVRINAAVAVLMLLVALLFTGIAVLGIVMLKRIHSLYRRTGASFQKAQQEFAAGVFSNPAVRTAAANAAAGAAENAFRGP from the exons ATGGCTCAGAGCAGAGACGGCGGAAACCCGTTCGCCGAGCCCAGCGAGCTTGACAACCCCTTTCAG GACCCAGCTGTGATCCAGCACCGACCCAGCCGGCAGTATGCCACGCTTGACGTCTACAACCCTTTTGAGACCCGGGAG CCACCGCCAGCCTATGAGCCTCCAGCCCCTGCTCCATTGCCTCCACCCTCAGCTCCCTCCTTGCAGTCCTCGAGAAAGCTCAGCCCCACAGAACCTAAGAACTATGGCTCCTACAGCACTCAG GCCTCAGCTGCAGCAGCCACAGCTGAGCTGCTAAAGAAACAGGAGGAGCTCAACCGGAAGGCAGAGGAGTTGGACCGAAGGGAGCGAGAGCTGCAGCATGCTGCCCTAGGGGGCACTGCTA CTCGACAGAACAATTGGCCCCCTCTACCTTCTTTTTGTCCAGTTCAGCCCTGCTTTTTCCAGGACATCTCTATGGAGATCCCCCAAGAATTTCAGAAGACTGTATCCACCATGTACTACCTCTGGATGT GCAGCACTCTGGCTCTTCTCCTGAACTTCCTCGCCTGCCTGGCCAAGTTCTGTGTGGAAAccagcagtggctcaggctttgGGCTTTCCATCCTCTGGATCCTCCTTTTCACACCCTGCTCCCTTGTCTGCTGGTACCGCCCCATGTATAAGGCTTTCCG gAGTGACAGTTCATTCAATTTCTtcgttttcttcttcattttcttcgcCCAGGATGTGCTGTTTGTCCTCCAGGCCATTGGTATCCCAGGTTGGGGATTCAG TGGCTGGATCTCTGCTCTGGAGGTGGTGAGGATCAATGCAGCAGTAGCTGTGCTCATGCTGCTGGTGGCCCTGCTGTTCACTGGCATTGCTGTGCTCGGAATTGTCATGCTAAAACGG ATCCACTCCTTGTACCGCCGCACAGGTGCCAGCTTTCAGAAGGCCCAGCAAGAATTTGCTGCTGGTGTGTTCTCCAACCCTGCAGTGCGAACGGCAGCTGCCAATGCAGCTGCTGGGGCTGCTGAAAATGCCTTCCGGGGCCCGTGA
- the ENTREP3 gene encoding protein ENTREP3 isoform X1: protein MMPSPSDSSRSLTSRPSTRGLTHLRLHRPWLQALLTLGLAQVLLGILVVTFSMVASSVTTTESIKRSCPSWAGFSLAFSGVVGIVSWKRPFTLVISFFSLLSVLCVMLSMAGSVLSCKNAQLARDFQQCSLEGKVCVCCPSFPLLRPCPESGQELKVAPNSTCDEARGALKNLLFSVCGLTICAAIICTLSAIVCCIQIFSLDLVHTLAPERSVSGPLGPLGCTSPPPAPLLHTMLDLEEFVPPVPPPPYYPPEYTCSSETDAQSITYNGSMDSPVPLYPTDCPPSYEAVMGLRGDSQATLFDPQLHDGSCICERVASIVDVSMDSGSLVLSAIGDLPGGSSPSEDSCLLELQGSVRSVDYVLFRSIQRSRAGYCLSLDCGLRGPFEESPLPRRPPRAARSYSCSAPEAPPPLGAPTAARSCHRLEGWPPWLGPCFPELRRRVPRGGGRPAAAPPTRAPTRRFSDSSGSLTPPGHRPPHPASPQPLLLPRSHSDPGITTSSDTAEFRDLYTKVLEEEAASVSSADTGLCSEACLFRLARCPSPKLLRARSAEKRRPVPTFQKVPLPSGPAPAHSLGDLKGSWPGRGLVTRFLQMSRKAPDPSGTAAHGHKQVPRSPWGRPGRESLHLRSCGDLSSGSSLRRLLSARRLERGTRPQSLSLNGGSQETGL from the exons ATGATGCCCTCGCCTAGTGACTCCAGCCGCTCGCTGACCAGCCGGCCCAGCACTAGGGGCCttacccacctccgcctccaccGACCCTGGCTGCAGGCCCTGCTCACGCTGGGGCTGGCCCAGGTGCTTCTGGGCATCCTGGTGGTCACCTTCAGCATGGTGGCCTCTTCCGTCACCACCACCGAGAGCATCAAGAGGTCCTGCCCGTCTTGGGCTGGGTTCTCG CTGGCGTTCTCCGGGGTGGTTGGCATTGTGTCCTGGAAGCGGCCATTCACTCTAGTG AtctccttcttctccttgctTTCGGTGCTCTGTGTCATGCTTAGCATGGCTGGCTCTGTTCTCTCCTGTAAGAATGCTCAGCTGGCCCGAGACTTCCAACAGTGCTCTCTG GAAGGAAAGGTCTGTGTGTGCTGTCCCTCTTTTCCCCTCCTTCGGCCCTGTCCAGAGTCGGGGCAGGAACTGAAAGTTGCCCCTAACTCCACCTGTGATGAAGCCCGAGGGGCCCTCAAG aACCTGCTCTTCAGCGTCTGTGGGCTcaccatttgtgctgctataatctGTACCCTCTCTGCTATTGTCTGCTGCATCCAGATCTTCTCCCTGGACCTGGTGCACACG CTGGCCCCTGAGCGCTCAGTCTCAGGCCCACTGGGACCTCTGGGCTGCAcgtccccacctccagcccctctcCTACACACCATGCTGGACCTGGAGGAATTTGTCCCACCTGTGCCCCCACCGCCCTACTATCCCCCAGAGTACACCTGCAGCTCAGAAACCGATGCACAGAG CATCACGTATAATGGCTCCATGGACAGCCCAGTGCCCTTGTACCCTACCGATTGCCCCCCTTCTTATGAGGCGGTCATGGGGCTACGAGGAGACAGCCAG GCCACTCTCTTTGACCCTCAGCTTCACGATGGCTCCTGCATCTGTGAGCGAGTGGCCTCCATTGTAGACG TGTCCATGGACAGCGGGTCTCTGGTGCTATCAGCCATCGGTGACCTCCCTGGGGGCTCCAGCCCGTCGGAGGACTCGTGCCTGCTGGAGCTGCAGGGCTCCGTGCGCTCCGTGGACTATGTGCTCTTCCGCTCCATCCAGCGCAGCCGCGCCGGCTACTGCCTCAGCCTGGACTGTGGCCTGCGGGGTCCCTTCGAGGAAAGCCCCTTGCCACGGCGCCCCCCGCGGGCCGCCCGCTCCTATTCCTGCTCTGCCCCTGAGGCTCCACCCCCACTAGGTGCCCCCACAGCTGCCCGCAGCTGCCACCGATTGGAGGGTTGGCCACCCTGGTTGGGGCCCTGCTTCCCCGAGCTGAGGAGGCGGGTCCCCCGGGGAGGGGGCCGCCCAGCCGCTGCCCCTCCCACTCGAGCCCCCACTCGTCGCTTCAGCGATAGCTCAGGTTCCCTCACCCCACCGGGGCACCGGCCTCCTCATCCGGCATCCCCACAACCGCTGCTGCTGCCACGGTCCCACAGCGACCCAGGCATCACCACCTCCAGTGACACTG CTGAATTCAGGGACCTTTATACCAAAGTGCTTGAGGAAGAAGCTGCTTCTGTTTCCTCTGCAGATACAG GGCTCTGCTCTGAAGCCTGCCTCTTCCGCCTAGCCCGCTGCCCTTCCCCCAAGTTGCTACGTGCCCGCTCAGCCGAGAAACGGCGCCCTGTGCCCACCTTCCAAAAAGTTCCCCTGCCCTCCGGCCCTGCACCTGCCCACTCCCTTGGAGACCTGAAGGGCAGCTGGCCAGGTCGGGGCCTGGTCACTCGTTTTCTCCAGATGTCCAGGAAAGCCCCAGACCCCAGTGGGACTGCAGCTCATGGACATAAGCAG GTGCCCCGGAGCCCGTGGGGCCGGCCTGGACGAGAGAGCCTTCACCTTCGCAGCTGCGGAGATCTGAGCTCTGGCTCTTCCCTGAGGCGTCTCCTGTCTGCCCGAAGGCTGGAGCGTGGTACCCGCCCCCAAAGCCTCAGCCTCAATGGGGGCAGCCAGGAGACTGGGCTCTGA
- the ENTREP3 gene encoding protein ENTREP3 isoform X2, translated as MMPSPSDSSRSLTSRPSTRGLTHLRLHRPWLQALLTLGLAQVLLGILVVTFSMVASSVTTTESIKRSCPSWAGFSNLLFSVCGLTICAAIICTLSAIVCCIQIFSLDLVHTLAPERSVSGPLGPLGCTSPPPAPLLHTMLDLEEFVPPVPPPPYYPPEYTCSSETDAQSITYNGSMDSPVPLYPTDCPPSYEAVMGLRGDSQATLFDPQLHDGSCICERVASIVDVSMDSGSLVLSAIGDLPGGSSPSEDSCLLELQGSVRSVDYVLFRSIQRSRAGYCLSLDCGLRGPFEESPLPRRPPRAARSYSCSAPEAPPPLGAPTAARSCHRLEGWPPWLGPCFPELRRRVPRGGGRPAAAPPTRAPTRRFSDSSGSLTPPGHRPPHPASPQPLLLPRSHSDPGITTSSDTAEFRDLYTKVLEEEAASVSSADTGLCSEACLFRLARCPSPKLLRARSAEKRRPVPTFQKVPLPSGPAPAHSLGDLKGSWPGRGLVTRFLQMSRKAPDPSGTAAHGHKQVPRSPWGRPGRESLHLRSCGDLSSGSSLRRLLSARRLERGTRPQSLSLNGGSQETGL; from the exons ATGATGCCCTCGCCTAGTGACTCCAGCCGCTCGCTGACCAGCCGGCCCAGCACTAGGGGCCttacccacctccgcctccaccGACCCTGGCTGCAGGCCCTGCTCACGCTGGGGCTGGCCCAGGTGCTTCTGGGCATCCTGGTGGTCACCTTCAGCATGGTGGCCTCTTCCGTCACCACCACCGAGAGCATCAAGAGGTCCTGCCCGTCTTGGGCTGGGTTCTCG aACCTGCTCTTCAGCGTCTGTGGGCTcaccatttgtgctgctataatctGTACCCTCTCTGCTATTGTCTGCTGCATCCAGATCTTCTCCCTGGACCTGGTGCACACG CTGGCCCCTGAGCGCTCAGTCTCAGGCCCACTGGGACCTCTGGGCTGCAcgtccccacctccagcccctctcCTACACACCATGCTGGACCTGGAGGAATTTGTCCCACCTGTGCCCCCACCGCCCTACTATCCCCCAGAGTACACCTGCAGCTCAGAAACCGATGCACAGAG CATCACGTATAATGGCTCCATGGACAGCCCAGTGCCCTTGTACCCTACCGATTGCCCCCCTTCTTATGAGGCGGTCATGGGGCTACGAGGAGACAGCCAG GCCACTCTCTTTGACCCTCAGCTTCACGATGGCTCCTGCATCTGTGAGCGAGTGGCCTCCATTGTAGACG TGTCCATGGACAGCGGGTCTCTGGTGCTATCAGCCATCGGTGACCTCCCTGGGGGCTCCAGCCCGTCGGAGGACTCGTGCCTGCTGGAGCTGCAGGGCTCCGTGCGCTCCGTGGACTATGTGCTCTTCCGCTCCATCCAGCGCAGCCGCGCCGGCTACTGCCTCAGCCTGGACTGTGGCCTGCGGGGTCCCTTCGAGGAAAGCCCCTTGCCACGGCGCCCCCCGCGGGCCGCCCGCTCCTATTCCTGCTCTGCCCCTGAGGCTCCACCCCCACTAGGTGCCCCCACAGCTGCCCGCAGCTGCCACCGATTGGAGGGTTGGCCACCCTGGTTGGGGCCCTGCTTCCCCGAGCTGAGGAGGCGGGTCCCCCGGGGAGGGGGCCGCCCAGCCGCTGCCCCTCCCACTCGAGCCCCCACTCGTCGCTTCAGCGATAGCTCAGGTTCCCTCACCCCACCGGGGCACCGGCCTCCTCATCCGGCATCCCCACAACCGCTGCTGCTGCCACGGTCCCACAGCGACCCAGGCATCACCACCTCCAGTGACACTG CTGAATTCAGGGACCTTTATACCAAAGTGCTTGAGGAAGAAGCTGCTTCTGTTTCCTCTGCAGATACAG GGCTCTGCTCTGAAGCCTGCCTCTTCCGCCTAGCCCGCTGCCCTTCCCCCAAGTTGCTACGTGCCCGCTCAGCCGAGAAACGGCGCCCTGTGCCCACCTTCCAAAAAGTTCCCCTGCCCTCCGGCCCTGCACCTGCCCACTCCCTTGGAGACCTGAAGGGCAGCTGGCCAGGTCGGGGCCTGGTCACTCGTTTTCTCCAGATGTCCAGGAAAGCCCCAGACCCCAGTGGGACTGCAGCTCATGGACATAAGCAG GTGCCCCGGAGCCCGTGGGGCCGGCCTGGACGAGAGAGCCTTCACCTTCGCAGCTGCGGAGATCTGAGCTCTGGCTCTTCCCTGAGGCGTCTCCTGTCTGCCCGAAGGCTGGAGCGTGGTACCCGCCCCCAAAGCCTCAGCCTCAATGGGGGCAGCCAGGAGACTGGGCTCTGA